A single Triticum dicoccoides isolate Atlit2015 ecotype Zavitan chromosome 2A, WEW_v2.0, whole genome shotgun sequence DNA region contains:
- the LOC119351910 gene encoding uncharacterized protein LOC119351910 produces the protein MARSTRSMAFFVLVAVAVRAISAVTDGLLPNGDFAQGPDRSEMNGTVVTARHAIPRWEISGFVEYIAPGHREEDMILPLPPGASAVRLGNDATIRQQLNVSRHMFYSVSFMAARSCAQAEKLNVSVDPEFGLLPIQTVYTSTGWDTYSWAFKARHGTGWLTIHNTGVEEDPACGPLLIAVAIKTLYAPHHTKGNMLRNGDFEQGPYIFPGTRWGVLVPPITEDVHSPLSGWTVMSDTKVVKYVDAPHHAVPRGARAVELVAGRESALVQEVRTVPGRTYRLSFAVGDAANGCSGSLVVEAYAGRGTLRVPYESLGTGGSTPAALEFTAVANETRVVFQSSSHLMKSDATLCGPVVDDVSLVPVRVHAARRLRL, from the exons GGCTGTTGCCCAACGGGGACTTCGCGCAGGGGCCGGACAGGTCCGAGATGAACGGCACGGTGGTGACCGCGCGCCACGCCATACCGCGCTGGGAGATCTCCGGGTTCGTGGAGTACATCGCGCCCGGGCACAGGGAGGAGGACATGATCCTGCCGTTGCCGCCCGGCGCGTCGGCCGTGCGGCTGGGCAACGACGCCACCATCCGGCAGCAGCTCAACGTCAGCCGCCACATGTTCTATTCCGTCTCCTTCATGGCCGCGCGGTCGTGCGCCCAGGCCGAGAAGCTCAACGTGTCGGTCGACCCCGAGTTCGGCCTGCTCCCGATCCAGACCGTGTACACCAGCACCGGCTGGGACACCTACTCCTGGGCCTTCAAGGCCAGGCACGGCACCGGGTGGCTGACCATCCACAACACCGGCGTCGAGGAGGACCCGGCGTGCGGCCCCCTCCTGATCGCCGTCGCCATCAAGACCCTCTACGCCCCCCACCACACCAAGG GTAACATGCTGAGGAACGGGGACTTCGAGCAGGGGCCGTACATCTTCCCCGGCACCCGGTGGGGCGTGCTGGTGCCGCCGATCACGGAGGACGTGCACTCGCCGCTGTCGGGCTGGACTGTCATGTCGGACACCAAGGTGGTCAAGTACGTGGACGCGCCGCACCACGCGGTGCCGCGGGGCGCGCGCGCCGTGGAGCTGGTGGCCGGCCGGGAGAGCGCGCTGGTGCAGGAGGTGCGCACCGTGCCGGGGCGGACGTACAGGCTCTCCTTCGCCGTGGGGGACGCCGCCAACGGCTGCAGCGGGTCCCTGGTGGTGGAGGCGTACGCGGGGCGGGGGACCCTGAGGGTGCCCTACGAGTCCCTCGGCACGGGCGGCTCCACGCCTGCGGCGCTCGAGTTCACGGCCGTCGCCAACGAGACGCGCGTGGTGTTCCAGAGCTCCAGCCACCTCATGAAGTCCGACGCCACGCTGTGCGGGCCCGTCGTCGACGACGTCTCCCTCGTCCCGGTGCGCGTGCACGCTGCCCGCCGGCTGCGTTTGTAG
- the LOC119358118 gene encoding probable plastid-lipid-associated protein 12, chloroplastic, with amino-acid sequence MAFQVVKKAVDSASSHPVHVAPNCWSSRSIAHPTPAHYTREARTQATNKRRAPVLLLPGAMAAALAAPTGLLKLPPSYAPPSSPSPPLSSTSYGRRSRRRPRLWRRGAPLLAVAAGEVSYTEPEEALLEALVGVQGRGRAVAPRQLQEVESAVQTLEALEGVPDPTSSSLIEGSWKLIFTTRPGTASPIQRTFVGVDSFSVFQEVYLRTDDPRVVNVVKFSETVGELAVQAEATINDGKRILFRFDRAAFAFKFLPFKVPYPVPFRLLGDEAKGWLDTTYLSRSGNIRISRGNKGTTFVLQKSADPRQMLLSAISAGTGVKEAIDDLTSSRKGVVVDMNTLAGEWQLLWASESESGGGSWSSVASAGLKDFQTIKEDGQLKNLVNPFPGVSLSARGNICKTGNNNTFSVSMNEGVTQVGGVQFPLETGGEFVMEILYIDNKIRISSLNQHKLVHLRIVNKT; translated from the exons ATGGCCTTCCAGGTTGTGAAGAAAGCAGTGGACTCGGCTTCTAG CCATCCCGTCCACGTGGCGCCCAACTGCTGGTCCAGCAGATCGATTGCCCATCCAACACCGGCGCACTACACCCGGGAGGCGCGAACGCAAGCCACAAACAAACGACGCGCCCCCGTTCTTCTTCTACCGGGCGCCATGGCCGCCGCATTAGCAGCGCCTACAGGCCTCCTCAAGCTCCCTCCTTCTTACGCGCCGCcttcttccccctctccccctctctccagcACCTCCTACGGGCGGCGCTCGCGGAGACGGCCTCGCCTTTGGCGCCGCGGAGCCCCGCTGCTCGCGGTGGCGGCCGGGGAGGTGTCGTACACTGAGCCGGAGGAGGCACTGCTGGAGGCCCTCGTCGGCGTACAGGGCCGTGGCCGTGCAGTCGCGCCGCGCCAGCTCCAG GAGGTGGAAAGCGCAGTGCAGACTCTGGAGGCGCTGGAAGGTGTGCCCGATCCG ACCTCTTCAAGTTTAATTGAAGGTAGTTGGAAGCTCATATTCACTACAAGACCAGGGACGGCATCCCCCATTCAG AGGACATTCGTTGGAGTTGACTCTTTCAGCGTCTTTCAGGAAGTTTACCTTAGAACAGATGATCCAAGGGTGGTCAACGTTGTCAAGTTTTCAGAAACAGTTGGTGAACTGGCAGTACAG GCAGAAGCGACTATAAACGATGGGAAGCGCATTCTCTTCCGTTTTGACCGAGCAGCATTCGCTTTCAAGTTCTTGCCATTTAAGGTTCCATATCCGGTGCCATTCAGGCTTCTTGGGGATGAAGCAAAGGGTTGGCTTGACACTACATACTTATCTCGTAGTGGGAACATACGCATTTCAAGGGGAAACAAG GGAACCACATTTGTTCTCCAGAAAAGTGCAGACCCAAGGCAAATGTTGTTGTCAGCTATATCTGCAGGAACCGGAGTAAAAGAG GCTATAGATGATCTTACTTCAAGCAGAAAAGGGGTTGTGGTTGATATGAATACCCTAGCGGGAGAATGGCAACTGTTATGGGCTTCAGAG AGTGAGAGTGGAGGTGGAAGCTGGTCATCTGTTGCATCTGCCGGTCTCAAGGATTTCCAG ACCATAAAGGAAGATGGGCAACTGAAGAATTTGGTGAACCCCTTTCCAGGTGTCAGCCTCAGTGCAAGAGGCAACATATG CAAAACTGGGAACAACAATACCTTCAGCGTGTCCATGAATGAAGGCGTTACTCAAGTTGGTGGCGTACAGTTTCCTTTAGAAACCGGAGGAGAATTTGTCATGGAGATCTT GTACATTGACAATAAGATAAGAATATCTAGCCTCAACCAGCACAAGCTTGTTCATTTACGCATTGTAAATAAAACATAA